In Notolabrus celidotus isolate fNotCel1 chromosome 10, fNotCel1.pri, whole genome shotgun sequence, one DNA window encodes the following:
- the efhc2 gene encoding EF-hand domain-containing family member C2, which yields MALPFLPGNSPNRQLGKERFHKSQHCDISDGRILVGSGKSGIGGELLPGQKFKPKFSVYPRGQSSDVPAWVAFDKQALSFEAFFQEAVPESHTETHRVRKFKIYFYMEDDTIQVVEPEIKNSGIPQGTFIRRQRVSLPPPDDDQFYNIFHFNINQQMVLHSRTFTLTSCDSFTRDFLTRLGVHLNDSTTVPEDPYSNFREQIEKSRNPLRPYERRDTLKQFLDHDRNVLRFFCLWDDTGSVFGDPRELVLHYYLADDTIEIREVISKIPGRNTVPNFLRRCKLPKHGVSQMKQPGGVADRTVLNVFSSTSQGSRFILDSLKTGSIQEEFYKDSDLIVGKEVNVWGRTVLITDCDNFTKEYYRSKFGIEDFTPVHYKAPPVPKPIRRMPPYNGFGSEEDSLMFCQSLLPKPPQKDFRKFMEKDRCGLESHVLNYRAKMVTSDVIDRDRTFILSFFLTDDSISVFERPKRNSGGFGGKFLERGRVKKPGQELFKSEISEYFTAQDLYVGATLCINNRNFLLLEADEYTLKYMEKHAEEFPKANIGNIISKLRSIPEDQQSEIRKFLTLSDPGNTGFIPYESFRGLLSGLDCGLSEHEILVLGRSFSEPVGPPEVDVGLMLAAAQDFIKKKPFDDIPAMARAFAHQDQHKVGRLSDKEMRTICKAFQLPLPEKLLGDLLSRFSDGDKIDYNAFLAGINWVEYPAPPIKPEDSLKFVFNLTPAVDEAPLKNVNYSSLLKDVFSAPSINADPTTSIS from the exons ATGGCGTTACCTTTTCTACCCGGGAACTCACCAAACAGACAG CTGGGGAAGGAACGGTTTCATAAATCCCAACATTGTGACATTTCCGATGGACGCATTCTGGTGGGATCGGGGAAGTCGGGCATCGGAGGAGAGCTATTACCTGGCCAGAAGTTCAAACCAAAGTTTTCTGTCTACCCCAGAGGGCAGAGCAGTGATGTACCGGCGTGGGTGGCTTTCGACAAACAG GCTCTGAGTTTTGAAGCGTTCTTCCAGGAAGCTGTGCCTGAATCCCACACTGAGACACACCGCGTCAGGAAGTTTAAAATCTACTTCTACATGGAGGATGACACCATACAGGTGGTGGAGCCAGAGATCAAGAACAGTGGCATTCCTCAAG GGACATTTATTCGTCGTCAGCGTGTCTCCCTTCCTCCCCCGGACGATGACCAGTTCTACAACATTTTCCATTTCAACATCAACCAACAGATGGTGCTGCACTCACGCACTTTCACCCTGACCAGCTGTGACTCTTTTACAAGAGACTTTCTAACCAGACTGGGAGTTCACCTCAATGACAGCACCACTGTACCCGAGGACCCGTACAGCAACTTCCGGGAGCAG ATTGAGAAAAGTAGAAACCCTCTCCGGCCGTACGAGAGGCGTGACACACTGAAGCAGTTCCTGGACCATGACCGCAACGTGCTGCGCTTCTTCTGTCTCTGGGACGACACAGGGAGCGTGTTCGGGGACCCCCGGGAGCTCGTCCTGCACTACTACCTGGCTGACGACACCATCGAGATCCGCGAGGTCATCTCAAAAATCCCGGGGAGAAACACTGTGCCCAACTTCCTGCGCCGCTGCAAACTACCCAAG catgGAGTCTCCCAAATGAAGCAGCCTGGAGGGGTGGCAGACCGCACGGTGCTCAATGTGTTCTCCTCCACAAGTCAGGGGTCGCGCTTCATACTGGACAGCCTCAAA ACAGGATCGATCCAGGAGGAGTTTTATAAAGACAGCGATCTGATTGTTGGAAAGGAGGTGAACGTGTGGGGCCGCACAGTGCTCATCACCGACTGTGACAACTTCACCAAAGAATACTACCGCTCCAAGTTCGGCATTG AGGACTTCACCCCGGTGCACTACAAAGCTCCCCCAGTCCCGAAGCCCATCAGGAGGATGCCCCCTTACAACGGTTTTGGCTCAGAGGAGGACTCCCTGATGTTCTGCCAGAGCCTGCTCCCCAAACCCCCCCAGAAAGACTTCCGCAAATTTATGGAAAAAGACAG ATGTGGCCTTGAAAGTCACGTGCTGAATTACCGAGCCAAGATGGTGACCAGCGATGTGATCGACAGAGACCGGACGttcatcctctccttcttcctcacTGACGACTCCATCAGTGTGTTCGAGCGCCCCAAGAGGAACtcag gtGGGTTTGGCGGTAAGTTTCTGGAGCGTGGCCGCGTGAAGAAGCCGGGTCAGGAGCTGTTTAAGAGCGAGATATCAGAGTACTTCACGGCACAGGATCTGTACGTCGGTGCCACGCTCTGCATCAACAACAGGAACTTCCTGCTCCTGGAAGCTGATGAATACACCCTCAAGTACATGGAGAAACACgctgaggag TTCCCCAAAGCCAACATTGGAAACATCATCAGTAAACTACGATCAATCCCAGAGGACCAGCAGAGCGAGATCAGGAAGTTTCTGACCCTCAGCGACCCCGGCAACACAGGCTTCATCCCCTACGAGTCATTCAG GGGCCTGCTGAGCGGTCTGGACTGCGGTCTGTCAGAGCATGAGATTCTGGTTCTGGGCCGGAGCTTCTCAGAGCCCGTCGGGCCGCCCGAGGTGGACGTGGGTCTGATGCTGGCTGCAGCTCAGGACTTCATCAAGAAGAAGCCCTTTGATGATATCCCCGCCATGGCCAGAGCGTTCGCACACCAAGACCAACACAA AGTCGGCCGTCTCTCCGACAAAGAGATGAGGACCATCTGCAAGGCCTTCCAGCTCCCGCTGCCTGAGAAGCTGCTGGGAGATCTGCTCAGCAG